The Pseudomonadota bacterium sequence TGGACCCGGCGCCGCCAGCACAGGCGGACACGGCGTGTAGCACGCGCATTTTCCTCGCTACTCTGGATGCCCGCTTGATCGCCCTGGACGGCGACAGTGGTCAGCGTTGCCAGGACTTCGGCACCGAGGGTCAAGTAGACCTCTCGCAAGGTGTCGTGAACTTCCGCCGCGGTGAGTACTCGGTGACGACGCCGCCGACGGTGGTCGGCGATGTCGTCGTAGTGGGCTCCTCCGTGGGAGACAACGGCGGTGTGCGCTTAGACCGCGGCACCGTGCGCGCCTTCGACGTGCGCAACGGCCGCCAACGGTGGGGCTTCGATCCTCTGCCGCGCGCCGAGGACGCACCGGGCGCGCGCAGCTGGGCCGCGGGCACCGCCGGTGACACCGGGGCGGCCAACGTGTGGTCGGCGATGGCCGCCGACCCTGCCCGCGATCTGGTGTTCCTGCCTACTACCTCGCCCTCGCCGGACTTCTACGGAGGCGCGCGCCTCGGCGATGGCAAGTACGCCAACTCCCTGGTCGCCTTGCGCGCGAGTACCGGTGAACTAGTGTGGGCGCGCCAGCTCGTCCATCACGACCTGTGGGACTACGACCTCGCCTCCCAGCCGATGCTGATTGACGTGGAACGCGATGGTGAAGCGGTCGCTGCGGTGGTCCTGGCGACCAAGATGGGCTTCGTCTTCGTCTTTGATCGTGAGACCGGGCGGGCGCTGCACGAGGTACGCGAGCGTCCCGTGCCCGCATCGGCCGTGCCAGGGGAGCAGGCGGCGAAGACCCAACCCTTCCCGGCGATCCGCTTGCATCCAACGGAACCTGATGAATTCGTTCGCTGGGCGGCGGACGACGGTCATCGAGAGCGTTGCGATCGCCAGCTCGACGGCGTCCAGTACAACGGCATCTTCACGCCGCCGAGCATCGATCGGGCAACGCTCCTCTACCCTGGCAACTTCGGCGGTGCCAACTGGGGATCTATGGCCTATATGCCCGATGAGCGCTTGGCTTTCGTCGCCGTCAATCGCGTACCGACGGTCGTGCGACTGATTCCCCGCGCAGAGTTCCGCGCTGCCGCACGTCGGGGCGAGCTGAACGGGATACCCGCTCAGTTCACGGCGCAGGCAGGCACGCCCTACGGTATGGCACGCTACGACGTTTACGACCGGGAGACAGGTCTCCCTTGTCAGCGCGGACCATGGTCGACGCTCGTCGCCCTCGACCCCGCCTCGGGCGCCGTGCGCTGGGAGGTGCCCGTGAGCAAAGCGCCAGGCGTCGATGCCGCCTCGCCGGCGGCAAGCTGGGGGTACTTCGCGGGCGGCGGCCCGCTCGCGGTGGGCGGTGGCCTCGTGTTTCTGGCCACGCCTCACAATCACACGTTGGCCGCATTCGAGGCCGCCACGGGGCAGCAAGTCTGGGCGTCGCTCGTGCCAGCGCAGCCCTTCGCAACGCCCATGTCATACCGCTGGAACGCTCGCCAGTACGTGGTGGTCGCCGCCGGAGGGTCGGGAGCAAACGGAGAAGGACGGGGCGACTACCTGCTGGCCTTCGCCCTGCCGAAAGTACCGCAAGCACCGACGGTGCGCTGATGAAATCGTTCACACAGGGCGTGGCGCAGTGAGGATGGGCGCGAAGGAGCGGTCGCGCTTCACGGGAGGTCACGCACCTGCGAGGATAGCGCCGACCTAGCAGGCGGATCCGCGAGCGTATGACCACACTGATCATCGGTGCGGGCCTGGTCGGTATGACCACGGCCCAAGCCCTCCACGCGGCGGGCGAGGATGTGCTCGTGATCGAGCGCTGTCCTGCGCCCGGCAGCGAGACGAGTCGCGCCAACGGCTCATTGCTCCATCCCTCGCTGGTGGAGCCGTGGAACTCGCCAGGCATCTTGAAGGTGCTGTTCCGCAACCTCGGTCGCGAGGATGCTGCGGTACTGCTGCGCCTGAAGGCACTGCCCGCGTTGGTCGGTTGGGGTATCGGGTTCCTGCGCAATTCCTCGCCCCAGCGCCACCTCGCCAACGCCCTGCGCAATGTACGTCTGGCCCAGCACAGCATCGAGTGCATGCGCGTGGTGCGTGAGCAGACCGGTGTCGAGTACGCGTATTACCAGCGCGGCTCCCTCGCCCTGTACCGCGAGTCGCCCACCTTCGAGGCTGCCCTGCGCTGGTACGACGAGCTGGGTCGCCACGGTCTCGGCACGGATGTGCTCGAGCCGCAACAGGTCGTGGCGATGGACCCGGCGCTCGCACCCGTCGCCGATCGTCTGGTGGGCGCGACCTTTGCGCCTGGCGATGAGAGTGGCGATCCCTTCGCCTTTTGCGCAGGCCTGCATGGCTTCCTGGCGGAGCAAGGAGTGCGCTTTTACTTCGAGCAGAGCGTCACTGCCTTTCTTCGCGAGGGCGATCGGGTGGGCGGCGTGCGCCTCGAGGGCGGGGAAGAGGTGCGCGCGGATCGGGTGGTGCTAGCGGCGGGAAGTTACAGCACGCCTCTAGCGGCTTTGCTAGGTATTAGGCTACCCGTGCGGCCTGTCAAAGGCTACTCCCTGACCCTGCCGCGGGGCGATTCAGGCACTGCGCCTAACGTGCCGGCCTCGGACTCATTCCTGCACCTGGCCGTGGTGCCCGTGGGGGAGGATCGGATCCGCGTGGCGGGCACGGCGGAGTTCACCGGCTTCGACCGCCGTATCACCCCTACGCGCGTCACCAATCTGCAGCGCCTGCTCGGCCAGCTTTATCCAGACTACGTGGCGGCATTGAACGGCGTAGACCCAAACGGTTGGACCGGCCTGCGCCCCATGTGCCCGGACGGCGTGCCCCTGATCGGCGCCAGCGCCATCGATGGCTTGTACCTCAACACGGGCCACGGGCACGCGGGATGGACCTTGGCGGCGGGATCGGCCCGCGTGTTGGCGGACGTGATGCTAGGGCGCCCACCGGCAGTGCCTGCCGCCGACTACGCGCCCGTGCGGCTGGCCTAAGCGAATGCCCTCGCCTGTCACGGCAGTGACCGCATTCAGTCTCATGAATTTCACATAAGGTTCACCAGCGCGTCGCTCTCTGGCTTCTACACTCCTGGTCGCAATTCGCGAATGGTCACTTGGGGAGCCCTGTCTGATGCGATCGCTTCTGTTAGCACTCACCACCCTGTGCGTCGTCCTCGGCGCTTACGCAACCTACGCTGACGAGGTGCTACCGCGCACTGCGCAGCTCGGGCCACGTCCGTTCTACCTCTTAGATCAACTCGAAGAGGGTCCCCTAAAGGAAGAGCTCGTCCGCTGTGCGCAGCGCCGCGCGCGCTACTTCTCCAGCGATTTCTCCATCGGGCACCGCGGCGCCCCGCTGCAGTTCCCGGAGCACACGAAGGAAGCCTACCTGGCGGCTGCCCGAATGGGGGCAGGCATTCTCGAGTGCGACGTGGCTGTCACCAACGACGGCGAGCTGGTGTGCCGCCACTCCGAGTGTGACCTGCACACCACCACCAACATTTTGCTCACGGATCTCGCCGCCCAGTGTGAAGCCCCGTTCCAGCCGGCCCAGTTCGACGCAAACGGTGAGTTGATCGAGGCCGCATCCGCTCGCTGCTGCACCAGTGATATCAGCCTGCAAGAGTACAAATCGCTGGTGGGTAAGATGGACGCCGCTGACTCTCGCGCCATCACGCCGGAGCAGTACCTGGGCGGCACCGCGGACTTCCGCACAGATCTCTACGCGACAGGCGCTACGCTCCTATCCCACATCGAGAGCATCAAGCTCTTTCAGTCCCTCGGTCGCAAAATGGCGCCGGAGCTTAAGACCTACGATGAGGAGAAGGGGATTTTGCCTTACGATGTCATTCGTCAAAAGGTAATCGATGACTACCGCGCTGCCCACGTGCCGGCTGCGGACGTGTGGGTACAGCCCTTCAACCTACCAGACGTGTTGTACTGGGTTCAGCACGCGCCGGACTTTGGTGAGCAGGCCGTGTACCTAGAGGGTCGTGATCCGGTTGATCTGGTCGACAATCCGCCGCCGCTTAGCGAGTTCGCGGATCTTGTCGCGCAGGGCATTAACATCCTCGCCCCACCGATGTCCGCGATGGTAACGCTAGACGCTGATGCGGACGAGATCCTGCCTTCGGAGTATGCGCGCCGTGCCCGTGAGGCTGGCCTCGGGCTCATCGGTTGGACGATCGAGCGTTCCGGTCGCGTGAACGAAGACATCGTCCCTTCGGGTGGTGCTTTCTACTACAACACCACGGTGGATGCGCTGCGCAACGATGGGGACATTCTGCGCACGCTGGACGTGCTGGTACAGCAGGTCGGAATCTTCGGGCTCTTCGACGACTGGCCGGCGACCACCACCTTCTATGCCAACTGCAAGGCGATCCCGCAGCTGCAGGATTGATCCGAACTCTTCCTCTAGCGTAGGGGTGCCTTGCGCGCCCCTAACTCTGCCCGGCGTGACCCGTTGTCTATCAGTCTGCACCCTGCGATTCAAAGAGATCTCGACATATCCACTCGATGAACTCTCTCTCGTTGAGGTCTTCGGATCTGTCATACGCCGGCAGCAGGTCTCTTGCTTCGTCGAGCTGCTTTGCAAGGCACAGCACGCTCATCAGCCTTCGCTGATCTTCTAGTAGTTCATCCTCGTAGGCGGGCAAGTCACCACCCTGGGGGCTGCGGAGGTTGGCAATGTTCTGCCTCAGTAGCGATGCGGAGGCAGCAAGATCACGTTCCGGCCCGGAAATGAACAGAAGCACGCTGTAGGCCCGACGGATGCGCCGCGCAAGTGCTCCACCGTTCCCTGTTTGTTCGAGTGCCGACAGAATCACTCGGTAGTCTGCGATCGCGCCAGACGTGTTGCCTGACTCGTACCTTGCGTGGGCTAAGTTTGCTCGCCACTTCAGGGTTTCGTCATGGCCTTCGCCGAAGTACTTGTTCGCGATGAGGATGGCCCGCTCCGACATGGCGATAGCCTGTTCATGCTTACCTCGCTCCGAGTAGTGAATCGCAAGATTGTTGAGTGATTCACCGACGTCGGCGGTTTCTCTATTGGGATCATCTCCCAATCTCAATTCCAATGCCCTCAAGAGAACAACTTCTCTTTCGTCTAATAGTGCATCGGTGGCTTCCTGCGACGTGGCCGTAGCCGCCTGCTGCCCCAGGAGATTCGAGTAGTTGGTGAGTATTTTCGCCTGGAGGTCCGTCGTGTGCTGATCACCGGCGACGTCGATTGCCTTCATTGCGTCCTTGAACAACGGAGCGGCCCTATCGAGCTGCTTCGCCTCGGAATACAACCACCCTAGATCTACCCGTGTCAGCGATGTGATCGGACTGTAGGGGCCGTGGACACGCACCTGCGCTGCCAACACCTGCGTGAGGAGTTTGCTGATGTCCTCCAAGCTGCGCTGCGAGTGGTCGCCACGATCCGATTCGTACCACTGAGCCATCGCCAGTCTGTAAAAGGACTGAACCGTATCTTCATGGTCTTCGCCTAGGAATTCGCTGCGCGTAGACCAGGCTTGTTCGATGAGCTTACGTCCGCGGGTGGGCTGATTTAGCTGGACGTAGCTCCAGCCCAACGTGTCTCGTACTCGCGCGGCGACCAAAGGCGATACGGTGTCGTTGTGGCCGATTCGCTCAGCTGCCGCATCCAGGACGTCGACGACTCGTACTTCCTGGCCCCTTACTCTGGGATTCGGCGATTCGAGTACCTCTGTGAGGAGGTCGCTCACCGAGCGCGCCTCCTCACCAAGACGGGCGGACTCTCGTTGCGCTAGCCAAGTGCCCGCCCCGCCCAGGAGCGTCCCCAATAGAAGGGTGCTCAGTACGGCCACGGTGGCTTGGAGGGCTCGCAGGCGTCGTCGGTCTCGGCGATTCAAACCTACAGCTTGCGCTAGGCGCTCGACAGTTTCCTCGGAGGGAGCACCGGCCTCGAGGGCGATCGGCGACTCGTCGATGTGAAGATTCTCATCGTGGAAGAACCGCCTCAGCGGTGAGGCTTCGAGCTTCTCTGGTGCAAGCGATGAGGACTGGATTCTGATGACTTCTCGCTGCGTGCGCCGAAATATCGCTAGCTCTCGGTAGATTGGATCCTGGTACTTCTCTCGGCCGTCGGGATCCTCCAGTGCATCGTCAGTGGCGATCACCACCAAGCGCGACGTGGCTCTGAGCGCCGCATCGCCAAGGAGCGTCCAATTCTGGCCAGCAGCGTACTCATCGGAGTCCAGACAGCAATCGAACTGCTTGGCTCTGAGCGCTTGCGCAAGGGCGCTTGCGTATTCGCTGCCGTCGGACCAGCGATAGGAGATGAAGAAGTCGTAACCATACAGCCAGTCGCGAACTCGTTGCCATGGCGAGCGTGTCAACGCCGCTGATTTGTCCGTCGTCACCTTGGTAACCCTGTTGGCCCATTCGCGCGCTGCGCTACACTATGCCACTTGTCGAGGTTTGCATGAACTCGGCGCGCGGTGGGTGGCGTCGCTTCGATGTGCCGGTGAGCGACTATGCTGCGTAGTGTCGCCTCGAATCGCAGTTGCCAGTTCGGCGCGAGCGTGGGGCGAAGGTCGCGTAGGCTGCGGGTGCTTGCTGGCGTGGTTTTGACTTTCGTGGCCCTCTCTTCTCACGAGGTTGTGATCGAATGGCCGTGCAGCCGATCCTTCAGTTAGGCACGCTTAGACTGTTCGAGCCGTGCCAGCCTCTCACGCAAGGCGATGTAGAGCGCCTGAACACGCAGGTGCAGGATCTGCACGACACCATGCGCGCCTTCCAAGCCGAGCACGGCTGGGGTCGCGCGATTGCCGCGCCGCAGATTGGCGTGCCATGGCGCATTGTGGCGATGAGGGTGGGCACTGATGCGCCTCACACCTTCTTCAACCCGGTGCTCGATGAGCACGATGCCAATGAGGTGGAGTACTGGGAAGACTGTATGAGCTTTCCCAACCTGCTGGTACGTGTACGCATGCCACGGGCCTGCCGTCTCACCTATCGCGATGCAAAATGGCAGGAGCAGCGCGTATGGCTCACTGGTGACTTTGCGAAGCTGCTCCAGCATGAGGTGGACCACCTCGATGGGGTGCTGGCTACGCAGCGAGCAATAGATGATCGGGCGCTGGCCCTGCGCAGTACGCAGCCCCCTAAGAATCTAGACTGGAGCGGCGAGTTCTGCCCGCTAGCGTAGGGCGCTCGTGGCGGCGAATCGGAGGTGCACGGCGCCGGCGACAGTCAGTCGAGGTCGTAGCGTAGCTTCGGTTGAGGTGTGTCGAGGCGGGTTTCGGACTAAGGTAGACTATCGTGAGTGTTGGTCTCGTTGAGTTCGCTTTGTCTATGGAGGGGTGTTGCATGCCAATGGAATGGCAATTGATCGCTTCGGCCCTTGGTGCCGGTGACATCAACCAGGACGGGTGGCAGGATCTGCTGATCGGGGCGTCGTTTGCAGATCCCTTCGGTGCTGAGAACGCTGGCCGTGCCAACGTGGCGTACGGCCCAACGCAGCCGATGCTGGACCTTCTCGCTCGCCGAGTTGTTTCCAGCGGGCGGTGGCGACGGCTCCCAAGGCTTCGTGCTCAACCGCGTGGACGAGCAAAACGTGGCTGGCACCCTGCTCGCTCCGAAGGCGATGTGAACGGTGATGGCATCGCAGACTTCGCGATCTCGACAAGCGCCTTCTACAGCGCCTCGACCGCACTGCGGCCGGGGAGGGCCACGTCGTGTTCGGACGTGCAGCGGTGCCTAGTAGTGTCCTGAGTTGGAAGTTCGTTGATGAATTCGCACGCGAGTTTTTGTCCCTGAGCGCGGTGCGAGGACGAGCGTGGCAGGTCCCGGGAGGAGGAGCAACGTGTTCAGGGGCGAAAAGGTGCCGCGAATTCAATCAACGAACTTCTAACTCAGGACATTAGGCACCAATGACGACGCAAACACGGGGTAACGATCAGATGGAACTTGCAGCTCACAACACGGCGCACTCCACGAGGCGCTTCAGCCGTTTCATCAGCGTGATCGCGGCGGCTTGCAGCTGCTGCGTTCCGCTCTCTGCGGCGACCTTGTACGAGTCGGCGACCCTAGGGGAAACTGGCTCGAATACGGGTTTCGTCTTGGATAGCGACCAATTCCTTGGGTCGCGGTTCTCTCTCTCGCGTACCTC is a genomic window containing:
- a CDS encoding toll/interleukin-1 receptor domain-containing protein, coding for MTTDKSAALTRSPWQRVRDWLYGYDFFISYRWSDGSEYASALAQALRAKQFDCCLDSDEYAAGQNWTLLGDAALRATSRLVVIATDDALEDPDGREKYQDPIYRELAIFRRTQREVIRIQSSSLAPEKLEASPLRRFFHDENLHIDESPIALEAGAPSEETVERLAQAVGLNRRDRRRLRALQATVAVLSTLLLGTLLGGAGTWLAQRESARLGEEARSVSDLLTEVLESPNPRVRGQEVRVVDVLDAAAERIGHNDTVSPLVAARVRDTLGWSYVQLNQPTRGRKLIEQAWSTRSEFLGEDHEDTVQSFYRLAMAQWYESDRGDHSQRSLEDISKLLTQVLAAQVRVHGPYSPITSLTRVDLGWLYSEAKQLDRAAPLFKDAMKAIDVAGDQHTTDLQAKILTNYSNLLGQQAATATSQEATDALLDEREVVLLRALELRLGDDPNRETADVGESLNNLAIHYSERGKHEQAIAMSERAILIANKYFGEGHDETLKWRANLAHARYESGNTSGAIADYRVILSALEQTGNGGALARRIRRAYSVLLFISGPERDLAASASLLRQNIANLRSPQGGDLPAYEDELLEDQRRLMSVLCLAKQLDEARDLLPAYDRSEDLNEREFIEWICRDLFESQGAD
- a CDS encoding peptide deformylase; translation: MAVQPILQLGTLRLFEPCQPLTQGDVERLNTQVQDLHDTMRAFQAEHGWGRAIAAPQIGVPWRIVAMRVGTDAPHTFFNPVLDEHDANEVEYWEDCMSFPNLLVRVRMPRACRLTYRDAKWQEQRVWLTGDFAKLLQHEVDHLDGVLATQRAIDDRALALRSTQPPKNLDWSGEFCPLA
- a CDS encoding D-amino acid dehydrogenase; translated protein: MTTLIIGAGLVGMTTAQALHAAGEDVLVIERCPAPGSETSRANGSLLHPSLVEPWNSPGILKVLFRNLGREDAAVLLRLKALPALVGWGIGFLRNSSPQRHLANALRNVRLAQHSIECMRVVREQTGVEYAYYQRGSLALYRESPTFEAALRWYDELGRHGLGTDVLEPQQVVAMDPALAPVADRLVGATFAPGDESGDPFAFCAGLHGFLAEQGVRFYFEQSVTAFLREGDRVGGVRLEGGEEVRADRVVLAAGSYSTPLAALLGIRLPVRPVKGYSLTLPRGDSGTAPNVPASDSFLHLAVVPVGEDRIRVAGTAEFTGFDRRITPTRVTNLQRLLGQLYPDYVAALNGVDPNGWTGLRPMCPDGVPLIGASAIDGLYLNTGHGHAGWTLAAGSARVLADVMLGRPPAVPAADYAPVRLA
- a CDS encoding PQQ-binding-like beta-propeller repeat protein translates to MNDLSRPALLLVLLAISAGAQAGEPAPSPWPQYGGSAAGTRFTEASQITPTNAHALTEAWRVRTGDATGVGEEPVSHFKATPVLVGGKLVVSTGFNRVLALDPGTGEVLWRHDPGVDFRVRYSEMYTSRGVTGWMDPAPPAQADTACSTRIFLATLDARLIALDGDSGQRCQDFGTEGQVDLSQGVVNFRRGEYSVTTPPTVVGDVVVVGSSVGDNGGVRLDRGTVRAFDVRNGRQRWGFDPLPRAEDAPGARSWAAGTAGDTGAANVWSAMAADPARDLVFLPTTSPSPDFYGGARLGDGKYANSLVALRASTGELVWARQLVHHDLWDYDLASQPMLIDVERDGEAVAAVVLATKMGFVFVFDRETGRALHEVRERPVPASAVPGEQAAKTQPFPAIRLHPTEPDEFVRWAADDGHRERCDRQLDGVQYNGIFTPPSIDRATLLYPGNFGGANWGSMAYMPDERLAFVAVNRVPTVVRLIPRAEFRAAARRGELNGIPAQFTAQAGTPYGMARYDVYDRETGLPCQRGPWSTLVALDPASGAVRWEVPVSKAPGVDAASPAASWGYFAGGGPLAVGGGLVFLATPHNHTLAAFEAATGQQVWASLVPAQPFATPMSYRWNARQYVVVAAGGSGANGEGRGDYLLAFALPKVPQAPTVR
- a CDS encoding glycerophosphodiester phosphodiesterase family protein, with amino-acid sequence MRSLLLALTTLCVVLGAYATYADEVLPRTAQLGPRPFYLLDQLEEGPLKEELVRCAQRRARYFSSDFSIGHRGAPLQFPEHTKEAYLAAARMGAGILECDVAVTNDGELVCRHSECDLHTTTNILLTDLAAQCEAPFQPAQFDANGELIEAASARCCTSDISLQEYKSLVGKMDAADSRAITPEQYLGGTADFRTDLYATGATLLSHIESIKLFQSLGRKMAPELKTYDEEKGILPYDVIRQKVIDDYRAAHVPAADVWVQPFNLPDVLYWVQHAPDFGEQAVYLEGRDPVDLVDNPPPLSEFADLVAQGINILAPPMSAMVTLDADADEILPSEYARRAREAGLGLIGWTIERSGRVNEDIVPSGGAFYYNTTVDALRNDGDILRTLDVLVQQVGIFGLFDDWPATTTFYANCKAIPQLQD